The Littorina saxatilis isolate snail1 linkage group LG1, US_GU_Lsax_2.0, whole genome shotgun sequence nucleotide sequence TGTGCGCCTGGCGGCTAACGACCAATGATGAAGCTGCTCCTTGTTGCTCTGGTGCTGCTGCCAGCAGTTCTCTCTACTGCTACCTACAAATCTGGCCAGCTGTCTCGTACAGGCCCCCACCATCCCACGTCAGGCTCTGGCTACAACCCCCACCGTCCCACGTCAGGCCCCGGCCCCCATCGCTCCAACTCAGGCTCCAGCTACGACCCCCATCGCTCCAACTCAGGCTCCAGCTACGACCCCCATCGCTCCAACTCAGGCTCCAGCTATGACCCCCATCGCTCCAACTCCGGCTCCAGCTATGACCCCCATCGCTCCAACTCAGGCTCCAGCTATGACCCCCATCGCTCCAACTCAGGCTCCAGCTACGACCCCCATCGCTCCAACTCAGGCTCTGGCTTAAAAATCCGCTCTGGTTCTGGCTACAACCCCTCTCGTTCAAACTCAGGCTACAACCCCAACTCTGGCATACGCCCTGTTCACCAAGCCGGCAAACCCTTCTCCTCTGCAGGTGTCCACGTCCCAAACAATAACCAAGGCCGTTTCTCCCACCTCTTTAATCTCCAACCAACCCCTGATGTCCACCAGCCAGGCTACAGCAACCCTGACAACGTTCGCAAAGCAGGACGCAGGCCGTTCGGAAACCCCTCAGGCAAACCACGCGCAGATCGGGTGGTTCGACCTCAGCAGCTAAAGCAACATCAGGGTGGCCATGTAGGTGGCCGTGGGTACCCCATTAGGAGACCCCGATACTGAGCTTTGTCTTTTCCGTTTGAGAAATCCTGTTCAAGCTTTGTCTCTGAAGGTCCACTTCATGATGACAAATAAATTAATGTTGCAAAATTCTGCCCTGTGTTGAGTTTTCATATTATTTGTCTCTGTTCTGGCATTGTACGCTTGGTGTGTTTTATCTAAAGGCCATGCTGGGGCTCTCCTTATTACTTGTTCAATATAACAGGAGCTCTTTGCTTGTGAATGTGCATGCTTTGTTGAGGCTGCTATGTTTTATGCAGTGTTCCTTCAACACTTTCTA carries:
- the LOC138971441 gene encoding protein SPT2 homolog, whose amino-acid sequence is MMKLLLVALVLLPAVLSTATYKSGQLSRTGPHHPTSGSGYNPHRPTSGPGPHRSNSGSSYDPHRSNSGSSYDPHRSNSGSSYDPHRSNSGSSYDPHRSNSGSSYDPHRSNSGSSYDPHRSNSGSGLKIRSGSGYNPSRSNSGYNPNSGIRPVHQAGKPFSSAGVHVPNNNQGRFSHLFNLQPTPDVHQPGYSNPDNVRKAGRRPFGNPSGKPRADRVVRPQQLKQHQGGHVGGRGYPIRRPRY